The genomic region CGCCCTCGAAGGTGCTGATGGCCGGCGGCGACACCACGGTTTGCGGCTCGTCGCCCAGCGTGCTCGACACTGACTGGTTATGGGCGTCGCCGCTGTAAACGGCGAGCCACTGAAACGTGCCGATCTTCGCGGGCATGGCACCGCCCGGATTCGTGCCGGTGCTGGTGCTATAGTTGCCGTCGCCGCTGACCGTGACTTTATCGCTATAGACGTTGTTGCTGTGATCGGCGGCGGGGGTCACTCCCGGGGCGAACAGGTAGAACGTGATCGTGCCCGTGGGACTGCTGCCGCCGGTCAGCGTGGCCATGTCGCTCATTTTGACGGAACTGCCCAAGACGACGGTGCCGCCGGGAGCGGTCGAAAGACTGACGTTGTTAGGGTCGGCCGCCACGTTCGCGTCGAGCATCCACCGCCCTTCAAGTGCTTCTGCCAGCAACGGCCGGTGCGACTTCCAGCCCCGTTTACGGCTGGGGACGGCCTTTTTCTTACTTACGCGACGAAAGAACGAGGAACCGGACGACGCGGGAAAAGATGCCATGGGATGCCTCTGAATGCGTAAAAAACCGGGTTGCTTTTCTCATTACCCATCCCTGGTACTTTCAACCAACCGGCGCAACCGCGCCCGTCAAACGCAATCAGATTACACTTTACGATCGTCATAGTCAACGCACTGTTACCAGACAACCCCAACCTCCCATACAGTCCAAACAACGGTGGCCGGGGCGAGTGAAACCCGCCCCAGCCACAACGATGTTTCTCCAGGCGATTTGAGATCCGAGTTAATTAGCTGTGATCGGCGAAAAACTCGTTCGAGGCGATGAAGCCGGCGATCACGTCTTCGTTGCTCAGGCCGTTCTCAAAACCCATCACCCAGCCGTTCACCTCGCTGGCGCTGGCCGGTCGGCCGAGGAACGTCTCATAGTCCTGCTGGACGATGTTGCCTTCGCGTTCGGCGCTGGCGGCGAAGCCCAAGGCCACCGACGACCGGCTTGCCCCGCCCGCCAAGGCGGCCACCCAGTAGGTCTCGCCCCGCAGGTCCGGAGTGCGGCCCAGCAGGTCGAAATACATGTGGTCGACCCAGGCCTTATCGGTGCCGCCGCTGTGCTGGTAGTATTCCGACGAGCCGATGAACTGCGCCTCCAACTGTTCGTCGGTCATGCCGGCCTGAAGCTGCTGGTTCCAGTACTGCAGGCCGGTGGCGTCCGGCGTGCGGCCCAGATAGTGCTCGTAGGCCTGCGAGACGACGTCGTCGTAGTATTCGCTGCTGTGCGTGAGCGTCATGGCGAACGTCGCTCGCGACATGCCGTTGTCCAAGGCGTTGACGAAACTGGCCAGCGTCGCCTGGTCGGGCTGCCGATAAAGCGCCTGCTCGAACGCCGCCTGCACATAGAGCTGTTGCGCGTTGTTCTGATCGCTCTGCTCGACGCCGATCGACGCGCTGGCCTGTGCGTTGTCTTCGAATGACGGTTCGTTCGAGGCGTTCACGGTGGCCGTGTTGTCCAGGTTGCCCACGTCGTTGACCGACGTCTGGCCGATGATGTGGACGCTGATCAGGGCACCCGGTTGCAAGGTCGTCATGCCCGGAGCCAGCTCCAATTGCTGCTGACCGATGCCGCCCACAATCTGGAAATACTCCGACGAGTTTTGTTTCGGGTCGAGACGCCAATAAATGTCGTTCGCCGCGCCTTCCGGTAGCGGGTCGCTGAGTGTCACGCCCATGGCGTCGACGCAGCCTTGGTTGTAAATCTGGATCGTGAAGCCGGCCATCTGTCCGGCGACGATCTGCGACTGATCGGCCGTCTTCGTGATATCGACGTCGGCGCTGTGCAGCGTGATGGTGGCGCTGGCCTGGGCGTTTTGATCGTTGGCCGGCTCGTTCGAGGCGTTGACCGTGGCCGTGTTGACCAGCGTGGTGGTGCAGGGCGCCAGGCCCGGATTGACGTCGTTCAGACTTGTCTGGCCGGTGATATTCACACTGATGCTGGCGCCGGCCGCCAGCGTGTTCACCGACGACGCCAGCGTGAGCACCTGATTGCCCACCGGTCCGCTGATCACGAAATCGGCCGGTTGCGTGCCCGCCCCGTAACCCATGCCCGACGAGTCGATTTGCCAGTGGATGTCGTTGCCATAGCCCGCCGGCAGCGGATCGTTGAGCGTCAGACCGGTGGCCGTGTTGGCGCCAACGTTGGATATCTCGATGGTGAAACCGGCGGTCTGCCCGGCGTCGACCGACTGCTGGTCGGCGATCTTCAGGATGTCGACCTGGGTCGACGGCGGCGAAGGCGGCGTGACGCATTCCGGCTCGTCGCCGAAGTTGCTGGCGGCGGAGCAGTTGTTCGCATCGCCGCTGTAGGCCGCGACCCACTGATAGGTGCCGGCTACGTTCGGCACGTAACCGCCGGGGTCCGTTCCAACACTTGTGCTGTAGGTGCCGTCGCCGCTGACCGTGACGGTGTCGCTGTAAACGTTGTTGCCGTTGTCGGCCGCCGGCGTGACGCCGGGAGCGAACAGATAGAAAGTGATCGTGCCGGTCGGGTTGCTGCCGCCGGCAAGGGTGGCGGTGTCGGTGAGACTGTCGCCGCCGCCCAAAACCACTGGGCCGCCGGGGACCGTGGTGATGTTCGGCTGGGCTGGAGTAACGCATTCCGGTTCGTCGCAGAAGTTGCTGGCAACGGCCCCGTTGTTCGCATCGCCGCCATAGACCGCCAGCCACTGATACTTGCCGGTCACCGTCGGCAGATAGCCGCCCGGGTCCGTTCCGCCGTCGGTGCTGTACGTGCCGTCGCCGTCGACAGTGACCGTATCGCTGTAGACATTGTTGCTGTCGGTTGCGTTCGGAATGACGCCGGGAGCGAAGAGGTAGAAGGTGAGGGTGCCCGTCGGGCAATTGCCGCCCGACAGCGTGGCCGTATCGCCGAGCATGTTGCCGCTGCCGAGGACCACGGCGCCGCCGGCGTTGGTGGTGATGCAGGGCGGCGGCGGGTTGCCATTGTTACAGGCGCCCGCGTCGATGAGGCTGACGCCGGACAGCAAGTGGCGCGTCTCGAGGGCTTCCAATCGCAAGTAGTTGGCGGATCCGAAACCTGCCCGACAGTATCCCCGTTGGCCCTTCCGCGAAGCAAACACTTTGCCAACGCGGTTGACATCGTTCCTGGCCCGTTTCCTGGAGAAGTGAGAGAACATGCGAGAAGCCCTTGTGCCTGCGAGTGGAAATGGAGAAGTGAGAAGCTAAAGTCCCAGTGTAATCAGGCACAGATATCGATCAACTTATTTCTAAAAAGTATTACATCTATAGTAGATATGAGCATTGGTCGAGCGGCGCCGCTTGCGAGGCTTATGCGGATCTTGCCGGGTCCGCGAAAAGTGCGGCCAGTGGCATGAACGGTGCGTGCCGGTTCGAGATCGTCTATCGAACCAACGATCCGCGCCGCCCCCATCTGACCTTCGTCTGCACCGCCAAGGTCCGCGAGCGTTCAGCGAGCGGCGAATAACGGGGTACGTGATTTGCAACCAGGATTTCGAGATCGCTCAACGTAGGGCGAACACATTCTCGTGCCTGGAGGCAACTCATGCGACTCACTGGATTCGGGGCCATCGAATATGCGGAAAAGGAAGGGCTGCGGCTGCATAAGAAAGCCGGTCATATTGACGAAGGGCGAAACGGGTTGACCATCGCCGAGGCGGAAGCGATCGCCACGGACGATCCGGATTCGATCTGGCTCGACGTGCCCGAAAGCGAGTATTACGGCAGCGGTAAAAACATGCTGCCCGAACGATAGAGCAACCCTAAGTATGGCCTAGACTTAGGTGCTTTGGCCGCCG from Pirellulales bacterium harbors:
- a CDS encoding DUF4214 domain-containing protein; the protein is MRLEALETRHLLSGVSLIDAGACNNGNPPPPCITTNAGGAVVLGSGNMLGDTATLSGGNCPTGTLTFYLFAPGVIPNATDSNNVYSDTVTVDGDGTYSTDGGTDPGGYLPTVTGKYQWLAVYGGDANNGAVASNFCDEPECVTPAQPNITTVPGGPVVLGGGDSLTDTATLAGGSNPTGTITFYLFAPGVTPAADNGNNVYSDTVTVSGDGTYSTSVGTDPGGYVPNVAGTYQWVAAYSGDANNCSAASNFGDEPECVTPPSPPSTQVDILKIADQQSVDAGQTAGFTIEISNVGANTATGLTLNDPLPAGYGNDIHWQIDSSGMGYGAGTQPADFVISGPVGNQVLTLASSVNTLAAGASISVNITGQTSLNDVNPGLAPCTTTLVNTATVNASNEPANDQNAQASATITLHSADVDITKTADQSQIVAGQMAGFTIQIYNQGCVDAMGVTLSDPLPEGAANDIYWRLDPKQNSSEYFQIVGGIGQQQLELAPGMTTLQPGALISVHIIGQTSVNDVGNLDNTATVNASNEPSFEDNAQASASIGVEQSDQNNAQQLYVQAAFEQALYRQPDQATLASFVNALDNGMSRATFAMTLTHSSEYYDDVVSQAYEHYLGRTPDATGLQYWNQQLQAGMTDEQLEAQFIGSSEYYQHSGGTDKAWVDHMYFDLLGRTPDLRGETYWVAALAGGASRSSVALGFAASAEREGNIVQQDYETFLGRPASASEVNGWVMGFENGLSNEDVIAGFIASNEFFADHS